The DNA sequence gcAGTGtggtatgagtacttttactgaagtaagggatctgaatatctTTTCCACCACGGGTAGTCAGTGCAGCACACCTGCTTTGCTTTATTTGGgcattgtgttttttcattgttaCGCTTTCACCTAAAACAAGTTTGACCTCAGTTTAACTCGAAACTAGATGCCATTTAGTGGCGTTTTGCTTGTATATTATGCAAGTTAGTTTACTTCACCTCATTTTAACTTCAATTGATACAATTCTGACGTTATAACAATATctaacttaaccctctggagtcaccaaaagcaccaaagcatgactacttcatcacatccagacgtaaaaacaaagcagcgcgGAGCCCGACTGtgaatttacctctaaagttctggctgtaaacccCATGAaaccagtttcagtttgatgatgatataccaagtaaaactggagacaaggtcaaatatattttgtataaaatgacagaactggatataaccctcttatatgttatagtTGCAACCTTCgttcacatttgcaatatttaaaattctttattgaacatgatagtgatagtgatagtgtgaaaaaatatacaaaattatattttatgttggactaaagtactgaaaaggacacaaaatgatcaaaaaaagacacaaaataataaaaaaaagacacaaaatgaccaaaaaagacacaaaatgactacaaatgaaatagagtcacactagaataaaaaccagagttggatgacaggatcacacacaatcacaagatcacatttatgttgggttttctttgtttctttttggatcaaaatgttgatataggtgaggttgtgctggaaaaaaatatatgccaacatggcatttaaacatttttatagtgtatatacaggcaggatgaaacgGATTCAAAtatagacaaaatagccccagactccatggagttaagCTAGCTGGGTCAGATGTAAATGAACGTTAGCCTGCTATACTGCATTTCCTTGTTTGCCAGGCGCTTCTTACCTTGCTGGAAAACTTTAAAAGTCCTTGCACTTTGTTGTTCACATGCCCAGCACGTCTGGACAGCGAAGACAGTCGCATTAATGTCGAGTTTCTATTcaaagtcctttttttgtatCTAAAGCTCAACCTTTCACTTTGTGTAAGCCGGGAAAAGAAACAAACTCAGCTCCATGGCAACGACGAACGTGGAAATCCCGGTAGGACATTTGTGTTTTGGTGGTGTCTGATGCTGCATTCAAGTACTGGTGGTGAGCTCGGTAATACGGTGTTTTTGACTGAAAACACGACTGTAGTAAGGATAAATGTGAAGCACGTGTCTTCTATCTGCTATAGAAAAATAACCTGCAATAACCAGGCAGGCCAATTAATCTGTAACTCTCcttatgttacttttaatcttatcctgataaaaaaaaaaatatatatccttTTTTTCACTAGCCAAATAAgtaaacaagaaaatacactTAAAACTAGTCAACTGATTTTACCTTACACAATGGACGAGCCAGACTTTGTTCCTTAAACGTCACATTTCAGCAACATGTGTCAGAATAGTCCCACTTTTCTTTTATCATCCAATCCCTTACAGAACTACCAGCATAGACACTATGTACATCTACCCCATCTATCTATCCCCACTGATTATGCATCCTTACGTCCTTGAGTAGCCTAGGTAGAATTACCTGTTCTTTGCCCTCGACCGCCAGTGCATAGATCAATTTACATTGTCTTGGGGATGACTTTGTTTGTGTGAGTCACAGAGGAATGACAGCTATTCAGCCGAGAGAGGTTTATAAAGAGACCTGTACTTCCCATTGATAAGTAATGAatgcacaaagactggaagacAAGTGATACTACTTCCTTAAAAGGACATCTTAAAAGTCTTGAAGTTCTTTAGCAGCATCATCACAGCTGTGATGGTAATGATAACGGACACAAGGTGTCACTGCAGTGCAGAAAAAGAAATTGAGCTACAACTATGTCATTGAAGTGTTCAGCTAAAATTAACTTTCTAGAGAAGGAGATGTGAAAAGTTTAAGCAGGAGCcagaaataaaaagtcaacCCAGCTGGGTgtattttaaaaccaaaaaaggTGCCAGATTAAATAAGTATATAGCAGACTAAACAATGCGGGGGGAAATGGCACATACTGGCTAATTTAATAAAGAAACATGATCCAGACAAAGGTGAGACTGTGGACATCAGCTGTGTAAAACTGGGTATCTGTATTTGAGGCACACATGTggcaaaaacatacaaaacatataCAATACCTGGCAAGGTGAAGTGGTAACTCGTAAAAATCTTATATGGGCAAAACCActgaaaaatatttacattccTTCAAGGTTATACAATGCATAGAAACATATAAAATTACATTCCCACATTGAACACAGAGGAAAacgtgaaaaaaatacacattgtgAGCCAACCCTGATATGCTGATATTAATTCATAatgtcaatataatgcaacatgtGGCCTGTTTCATCTCTGCAGAAAATGTGCAATGTTCCTTTTAAAATCCATTCAAGAATATCTACAAACCTGATATTATGCACATATTTTCTTCTGGAGAatttttaatttgacttttaaaAGCAGGAAGTGTGTCTATTCGTGAAAGACAAGGGATTTGTAGCATAGAAACAAGGGTTCAGCTTCaaacttttgttattgttagcTTTACAAAAGAATTCCACTGTAAGATAAAATGATAGTAACAGCTTCATAACTTTAAAGACTTGATCCTCCGCCAAGTTTAGATGGCCCTTATTAGgatagagggggaaaaaatcctcatTCTTCCTCCTGgccatcttcctcctctcctcgtgTTTCTGGGCATGGCCAATGCCCTAAAATGGTCttattgttttgctgttgtaTGATTTATAAAATCCTGTGGTTTCTCGAATGAACTGTCAGTGACTTCATTTGTGTACTTCCTTCTAAAAGAATAGTGGTTTGGACTGTGTCCCCTCCGCCTCCAAcactacatttttttccaacacaattGGCATTGAGTGTTATGTTTCTGGGAATTTGCTTGTGGTCAAAATGAAACTATGAGCATGAAGAAAGGAAATAGTGTGCAATAACctctgaacatttaaaatgctttaggtggattacacacaaaaacaaaacaccctCACATCCTTAATCTGTTATCATCTTGCCAAATGTCCTTTAATTTTCATTAAAGACCTGAAGGCTATCTTGGTGTAATGAGAAGAATTCAAGTTTACAGAACAGCATAAAGTATGGAATTATAAGATAACCCTGcggtggctttttttttcttgaacatAACATACCATAGATTAAAAACACAATCGCTTTTTGCACAGATAGTTTTCCTTAAAGCtgtgaaacacaaaaataatgtgGTTTAAGAGGACTCTTTTGTCCTTTCCTCTCAGCacataaagtaaaatattaagtatttttctccTCACTGAATTAATTCAGTCCAGTTGCTATTTAAGTATCTTGACTGTTCAGCAGGTGGCTCTGTCTCTTACAGTCTAGCAGACAAATTAAAAGCTCTCATGCTGAATGTTTCACTGAGAGAGACTCCACTCCCTGAGAGACAATCCAATCAGTTGGTCTCGTACAGCAGCGTGCCACTGAAGATGGTCAGCGGTTCGGAGGAGTAAGCCAGTTTGCCAGTGACGAGGTCGATGCAGACCGTGTCCCCTTTCTCCATGGGCAGGATGATGTTGAAGACAGCCAGAGCTCCAGGGATGTGCTTGGCCTCTGCCATGGGTTTCTCCAGACCTTCAGGCTGATACCCAGCTGAGTCCACTCGGGCCACACCAGTGTTGGACTTAGACAACACGGCCTCGATCTTCATGTTCTTATGGCCGGTAAGGATGCCGCTGAAGAAGTACTTCCCACTCACCGGAGCTGTGAAATAACCTGGAGGACAGAAGCAAGAAACAAGCAAGACTTATTTTCTGTGATAAAGAGCTCAGAGTTTATTATGTTTCCCCAGCTGAGAAACAATTGACTAGTTAGAGCTTTTTAGTTGGGACTATGAATGTGGACGCTCTCTCCCCACATTGCTTGCTagcataaaacacaaaacaacacacataaaaacacagagaggTGTGTAAcggctacaaagagacaccaaacaacaacaacaaaaaaagaagcaaaaccaTCACAAATTCCGTGTCTTGCTTTGCTCTTGCTTCTGCCCAGGGTCCCAAAACAGAATAACCTCCCTAATAAATTTGCTAACATAAACATAATCTTGGGCACTTTTTTTTAGAGCCAACAACACTGTTACGCAGGGTAATCTACAAACGTAACTGTCAAAAGTTTTAATGGCGACTTTTTTCTGTATAGGAAATGACTTTAAATGCAAGCTGCTCACAGTAAGGTCTGAGGACTGTTAGTACTATTTTTAAGTTCCAAAAATGCAACAGAATTCCATTCACCATTGAATTTGGGTCCCACCAATAATTTAAGGGAGGCTAAAATCGGTCACCAAATATACTTTGGCAGCCTCTCCTTTACCTGGGCGGCCTGCCTAAGTAAAGTCTTTGTGGGAGACAATGGATATCACAAAACCTGGGATAAAACTTCTGCAAGGCTAGGTAACACTAGCAGTAagtatgaatacttttttttaattaaggtgAACTGGCACTTTAAATTCCAATAACTGGaggtgacttaaaaaaaagagagtactGATCTTGGCAGGCAACTGTGTAAAGTCCAGATAATCTAAAGCTCACCTGTTCTGGGATTGTAGACGTTGTTTTCATTGACAAAGACCTCGTTGAACACTATGGTTCCTGCGCTTCTCATCGGGCGAGTCAGTGCAGCAGAGAAAGAAAGGCGTGGCACGTGGGCATCAGACCCTGCAGGACCTGATCATGGTGGAGAGAAGGACAACAACAGTGTTAGTATAAAATAAAGATCAAACAGCAAAGAGTGCTTTCATCTGCTGTTTAGTAAGAACAACACATACCCTGTTCACCTCTGAGACCTGTGAAGTAGGatgaaagataaaaacagtGGGTTAATCATTCAACAATATCTTTATTGTTGATTACTTTTAATTCTTATCAAAGTGTTTCCACAGTAGATGTGAAGAAAGAAAGATGCTATTATATTAAACAGGTGTAATCAAATTAGGTTTGATGTTTTTACCTGGGGGTCCAGCTGGTCCCTGCTTGCCCTCTATGCCTTGAGGTCCTACCCTCCCTTGGGGTCCTACAAGACCTTGGTATCCACGCTCGCCTCTCTCTCCGCGGGGGCCCGGTAGACCAGGTGGCCCTGGGGGGACCAATATTTAATGAGACATTACCATCCCATAAACTCTAAGAAataatgtaatgaaataaaGTTTGTACATTTAGGGGTACAACACAGGGACGGTACCTTCTAAGGTACAGCTGTAGTACCCTTGACATTAGTTTGGGAACATATCTTCTGGgcctttaaaaagatacaaatctTGAGGTCCAATAATTAGCACTATCAGAAATAGGCCTACAGTAGAAGTCCATTTCTGGTCCCCAAGCACCAAAAAAAGTACCTCCAAGGGTTCATTTTTGGATCTCAATTAGTACATGTACTTTTTTAAGGCCAAAAACTTACATGCAGCATATGTTCAGTAGAGCAGTATATGTTGTCAAGGGTACAATATCTGTACCTTAGAGGATAAGGCCCCAGTGACAATCCGTTTTATCTTAGAGGTACAAATTTAGCACATTATTTCTGAGTGTAGCAGAATTCTTAAAACCATGCACAGCAAGCCAAGAAGACATTTAACCTGGCGTGCCTCAAGATGTGTCTTTCACCCTCAAACTCCTCTTTCAGACAGATTGCAGACTTTATAGACTCTTTAAGTAAATGCTTCTTTGGATGACAGCCTGGAttctttctttggtcttttttccCCGACCCTGACCTTGCCTCCCTTCAACAGTGTGCTATCTCTTGTCAAGTCAAATCCCATGCCCTCCGTCCTGTGTGACTCACCCACGAAGTCCTGCTCTATGAAACTGTGGAACTCCTTGACCAGGTTCACCACTGAAGAGTTCAGTCCGTGTATGTCAGAGTGGACGTTCTCCAGCTGGACGTTCAGGATACCGTCGATAAGATCTCCTTGGGACGTTACAGTGACATTGAGTCCATTAACGCAGCTCCACAGCCCAGACACATGTCGGTTCAGGCCCTCCTTGATCCTCTCCAGGCTGTCTGAGAAAGAGTCGAAGCGTCCGCACACTCCCTCCAGCTTGGAGAGTCTTCTGTCCAGGCCATCGCTGGAGCGCCGGCACTCCCCCACCTCTGTCACATAATTGCTCCTAATTATTTGGATCTCTTTGCCCAGACTGCCGAATCGAATCTTCGAATCATCAACATGATCTGTCAGCTCCTTCTGCAAATGGTCCACCTTGTAAAGAATGTAGATTATTgttaatgtgtgtattttggatgAGTTCTGTTTGTCAAAGTCCTTCAAAAAATATACTCTAGTCAGTCTTTGCTCCAATTTATTTTCCTATGGTATCTtgtacacacaaaaatatgtaagCATATTAATCTGAGCCATGTCTGTCAAGATTACGACTCTGTTTGTAATATGCTCAAATATTTTTCtaactataataatattatgtAAAAACACTGTTGCCAAGATAACCATGAGGCATATTTGATTAACATAGAGTTGTTTTTAGAGTCCATAAAGAAAAGTTATGTTTCAATAGGTACAgttcataaaacaacacatacaTCATCAGTGCAAATAccatcattattatcataatgGAAGTTTGATCTTTCCTGTTTAATTCTGGGGGCTAGTTTTACATATTATAGTTGCTGACATTGATTCCCAACCTGGGGCTCAGGACCCCCAAAGGGGTCACAGATAAATCTGAGGGGTCAAGAGATGTTCAACAAGAAACGAGGGCAGAAATCACATCATGCTACACAGATAATCGTTATTTTCACTAAATCTTTGATATATTTTGCCACACAACCAACATGGCTTAAGATATAGCAGGTAGTGTTTCCACCACACTGGTACACTCTGATTGGCTAGTACTCATTGCCTTTAAgttgtttaggtttaggtttaggcatGATGAGTGAGACTGGATAATGTTAGGGTAAGAAGTGTAGAGTCTGATTGAATGATCCCTCAGTTGATCTGTTAAAGACAACAGACTTCTGAGTATAACATTATATGTGCCCAGCATGTTATGATGCATCAGCATCATAACATGCtggttagcatttagctcaggGCATTAAATATGTATCTTGCATACTAAATAGTATGGTAGTTTGGATATTGGAACACAGAGTTagtcttcttattttgaaatactgAAGATATTTTGTGGCGCAGGTGGTAGAATAGATGGAAGGTCGGAACTCAAAATATCAGAGGTCTGGCCATGGCAGTCTACATgatgaagtatccttgagcaagatactgaaccccaaattgctcccgatgctgcaccCTCGGTGTATGAATGGGCGTTAATGGTTATTTTAATGATGAGAAGGGTATGGTAGCCTTAGCCACCAATCTGTAAATgggtgtgaatgggtgaatgatcTGTAATGTAAAAACACTAGTGGTTGCTATGGTAGCTAAGTGCTGTACACATGCAGCCCATTTACCATATTCCCTGTTCAGCAAGACAGTATCTACCATCAAGGAATTATACCTGGTCCATTCAACAACTTGCAGATAATATTATTAAACAGCTAACTTTGCTAACTATGAAAAATGCCATTAAGTATTTGTACGTGGCTATGACCCTGTCATAGTCGTGACTATGGTCATGACTAGACATTTGTTCAGTTTTAAGGGTGATGGAAGCCAAATCTAATGCACAAAGTGTCATAGCAATATCAGCATCATATTATctccatcatcaccacctgatcTTACCTCAGAGATGATGTTGTCTTTCGTGTTGCTCAGGTCAGTCAGTGTGTCCCCATGTCTCTGAACAGTCCTTCCCAGGCCCTTCAGAGTGCTATTAATGGAGTCAAATGTGACCATGACCCCAGCCAGCTCTCCTTGGATGGACTTCAGGTCCCCTCCTAATCTTCCACTATGGACGCCATGGTTGTCCAGGCGTTTCTTCAGAtcatttatgttgattttacaCTGTCCTGTACactcctccacttcctctctGAGTCGCCCAACCTCCTCCTGTAGGTTGGAGCACACCTGAGAGCAGACAGATTCTCCTGAGTCGACCTTTCTCCGCAGGTCTGTCAGTTCTGTCTGGCACTTGCTGAGGCGGCTCTCGGTGGAGTTGGTGAGCGAGCGCAAGTCCTCCTCGAAACTTCTGCAAATAGAGCAGTCCTCGAAATCACGACCCAATGTTTCAACCTCTGTGACAATCCGATTGAAGTTATCACCGCTCTCCCCCGTCACAGCTATTATCTTTTTGACATCGTTTGTTAAGTTGATCACTCTGTCAATCAGCGAGTCCCCTGACACAGACAAGTCATCTAACCTGGTGTTAAATTTCTGGATCTCCTCTTGGTTGGTCACAACTCTCCACTCTAAAGTTTTCACAGTGTCATCAGTCTTACGGCCTTTTCCATTAGGTCCACAGGTCTCATTGCACATTTTTGTGGTTGATGTTAGCCTTCTGTCTAGGAAGGTTGTGATGTTCTCCAACTGGCTTAAACGCCGACTGTGGTCACTGACCGTATCTCCGAGAACAGTCACGTCCAGCTCTATCTTGCCGATTCTAAAGGTGTGGTCATCCAGTCGCGTGAGGACCATGTTGCGTAGCTGTGTGACGTCTCTCTGGACGTTGTCCTTCACGTTGTTACCGGTGTTAGTACACCTCTGCTCCGTCTTCCTCACCGTGTTGTTCACTCTCTTCTCTAATTCTCTGAGTCTACCATTCAACCTGTCCTCTGTCACTCTCCCCTTTCCTCCCCCTGTCCCAGCCAGCTCCTTGTCCAGCCGCCCTTTAATGGTGTCACACTTGTTAGCTGTGGAGGTGACACGGACATCGAGACCAGACAGCCTCTTCTCCAGCTCAGTGACTGTGTTGCAGCAGGCCTGGGAGCGTTGGGTCTCACTGCGGGAGATGTCCAGGCTCTGTCTCAGGTGCTGGTCCATGGAGCTCATCAGCTTCTCCAGTGCTTGGATCCGCTCCCTGTCCTCTTGCTGCTGGCGCCTAAGGTCCTCCACACCAGCCTGGAGGGAACAGAGAATAAGAGGACCGGAATTAATTTGCTAGTTGTATAATTTGTATCAATAACGTATGCTGGTTTTAGGTTTTGGCTGTGTATCTGCACCACAAATTGTTTGATAGGAAGCAATGTGTATGGCAGGAAATGTGTTCTTAAAGTGCCACCTGAGCATCAAGGGCATTAAGGTTTGGTATCATTTGAAACTGGTATgcccattttcaaaggggtcctttgacctctgacctcaagacatttgaatgaaaatggaTTCTATGGGATTCCTCAGCAGAAATCTGCGAATTTGATACCAAATCAGAGCAAAAGTGTGTTCATCAAGGTCTCTGGTTACAAATTGCATTAACCCAAATAATTGCTGTAATAAGACATAACTGAGCATGGACAAGGCCTTCATACACTCCTATCATTAGGTTTTAACCCCTTCTGCTCtaaacttttaacatttaaatgagcacctaacaaaaacaacagttatCACAAATGTATGATGAGAACATCTTGACATACAGTGTtaagctgcatctcaaattcaCCTTCAGGTTTCCACCTTTctgatgatgttcaccacttctatgtgccAAATACCTAAAGACAAACTGGTTCTTTGGTCGGGAGGGGTGGAGAGCTCAGTCAAAACTTGGGATCCCCTCACCATTTGTTATTTTGCTCCTGAACCGTCACcatactccaaaagaaacagtTATTTTTAGCATATTTATTTCCTACTACATACAGCTGCACAGTGCAGACTGAGGATAAAAAtctcagtaaattaaaaaagaatataaatatatatgtgtaaatATACTGTTTAAGAAAACAGAACCTGAATGTTgaatttattttcatgatttttgtcaGTGTGGATCCTCTGAGGTAGGAAGAATAGGAAAGGGCTTATATAGTCCCTCTTCATTGCCTATATCAACGATACTAATGCTGCACTTCAGGTGCAGTTTCCAAACATTAAGAgcaacttaatttaaaaaatgtgcagaacaaCTGCGAGCAACAAGGGGTGGGGGTTACTGCTGTGGTAGGTAGCAGTGAGGGGccttttatgtgtttgtgccCAGGGCTGCAGGATTTTGCTTGAACGTAAGACGAAGAAAAActcaatttagaaaaataattattgttttaatgttaaattccAACCCTCCAATAATTCAAACCACTGGAAAACTGTATTTGTCATTTTGCCATTTCCCTTCTTTATAATCTTTCTTCTACCGCtcaatctttcttttttccccagtattgtttattgttttattttttgttagtgCAGCAGTTTATGTTGGAATGCCATTTTCTTGTTTACTGCCTGGATGTggctaatattttttactgctagAGGCAGCAGAAAATCACTTACAGAAGCCCACAGggggaaaaagtaaaaacataaaaagagctGCACAAGCTACAACTAGAAACCACACAGGGTTACATCTAAAAATGGTTACAACAACAAAGTAATCATTTTCACATATTGAGCTTCACCTGACAGGCGGAGCAGGACAGAGTCACCCTCCTCTCCAGCTCCGTCAGTATCTCCTCCTTTAGAGTGTTCAGCTGGTTTCCCCCAGGTCCTCCTCCTCTGGACGCTCCGTCCAGTTCATTGCCTCCCCCATTCACCAGATGGTTGTTAATGTTGAGCAGGGTCTGGTCATGGACCTGAATAAGCAAATGTCCACATAAAGTAAAATGGTCTATCAATGGATGTAAATTTGAAATACCAAGACAAATAAACAGACAGTGTTTACCTGCGTCCTGTTGTAGAGGTGGTCCAGCTTGGTCTGGATGCTGTTGATGGTTTCCTTCATGTGTGGCTGAGCTGAATCAGCTGGGACAACAGCCCCATTTAGACCAGGCCTACACAGAAGCAGAGTTCAGATTTCCTCAAGTTTTGGCAGACATATAAACGACACTACTACATGGCCTTGGGACACTTGGGAAAAAAGTTGTAGATAAGCAAAGTCTGTTGATGCACCGACAGCCATAGATCATCAACATCCAGCAATGCTTCCCAATTCTCTGGACCTGAACTCAACTGTGTgctgtggtctgacaaaacacATTTGTTAAAGGAAAGGTGTAGCACATGTAAAACATGCCCCTGctcacaactttttttggaacatGGTGCAGGCATCGAATTCAGAATTATTGTGTATTTACAATTAACAAGTTTGATGAATGAATATATTATCTTTGTccagtttttaattaaatatattttgaaaatggtTAAGCGAATGATCACACTTTCTTTCAATCATGTTTTGTACAGTGTCCCAttatttttggaattggggttgcaTAGACACACACCAGCCACCTTATtttgtacacctgttcaactgctcattaacgcaaatatctaatcagtcaatcacatggcagcaacttaatgcatttagacatgtagacatggtgaagacgagctgctgaagttcaaagcagcatcagaatggagaagaaaggagatggcatggttgttggtctgagtatttcacaaattgctgatctaacaaccatctctaggttTTACAGAGAATAATCGGAAAAAGAgcaaatatccagtgagccttgatgccttgttgatgccagaggtcagaggagaatggccagactggttcaaatggaactcaaataaccactagTTACAACCAAgctctgcagaagaccatctctgaactcACAACATATCCAACATGTTGGTGAGTCTACATATGTTATATGTAAGAAGAGAATGAAAGACCCATTGCTCCATATGAAAATGTACATGCACACAGAAAAGTGATGTGTGTCAAAGGACACTTTCTATGTATTTATGTAGCAATCTATGAAGTTCTTGTTGAGGATTAACTATTTATATCTTCTGAACCACATCTCTGTATGTGTTAATAAACAACCGTATCCTCTCCCACTAAACTAAACTgctataataaacaatatacatGAAATAATAGACAGGATAGTATACATTCCACAGGTCACTGGGTGATACTAGTACAACAAAACTTGCAAATCGGAGTTTCCTCAATGTAAACAGGATTTTGGTTTGCGGGAGAATACACtacatgatgatgatagaaAACAACATTGACGTACAGCCTCTGGTTCATGCCGTGGATGGTGGTCTGCATGTTGTGGAGGTCTTTGGTCAGACCGCGGATCGTTTCCTCCAGCTGTTTGATCTTCTCACTGTCACCTGCAGACAAAGAATAACAGCCAAATTTAAAGAGGAAGTGTGCAGTTATATTCCAATATGTTATATTTACTGCTTGCAAAATACAAGCCAACAAAGTATGGAACCTATggaattgtgatatttttgtatttgtgttggAAAAGAGTCTGAAGCAACATTTTCACTCTGATGACAGTTGGGTTGTTTTCTTGTGTTGCGGGTGCTGTCAACCAAACCCGCACAGTCTGGTTTTTTGAGTGTTAAACTCAATGTGAAAAGGCTGGTTCTATTCTCCAATGTGAAGGAC is a window from the Centropristis striata isolate RG_2023a ecotype Rhode Island chromosome 18, C.striata_1.0, whole genome shotgun sequence genome containing:
- the emilin1a gene encoding EMILIN-1-A, yielding MRMETVFYLLVFVSARVSWGLGYAESSVQSGQRAASRHRNWCAYVVTRTVSCVMEDGVETYIKPDYQRCTWGQCPRVAYRTYRRPRYKVAYKMVTEMEWKCCHGYSGEDCHDGPKGTSDTQVNGGRPRVTQTGYNTGGGQRGEGDSEKIKQLEETIRGLTKDLHNMQTTIHGMNQRLPGLNGAVVPADSAQPHMKETINSIQTKLDHLYNRTQVHDQTLLNINNHLVNGGGNELDGASRGGGPGGNQLNTLKEEILTELERRVTLSCSACQAGVEDLRRQQQEDRERIQALEKLMSSMDQHLRQSLDISRSETQRSQACCNTVTELEKRLSGLDVRVTSTANKCDTIKGRLDKELAGTGGGKGRVTEDRLNGRLRELEKRVNNTVRKTEQRCTNTGNNVKDNVQRDVTQLRNMVLTRLDDHTFRIGKIELDVTVLGDTVSDHSRRLSQLENITTFLDRRLTSTTKMCNETCGPNGKGRKTDDTVKTLEWRVVTNQEEIQKFNTRLDDLSVSGDSLIDRVINLTNDVKKIIAVTGESGDNFNRIVTEVETLGRDFEDCSICRSFEEDLRSLTNSTESRLSKCQTELTDLRRKVDSGESVCSQVCSNLQEEVGRLREEVEECTGQCKININDLKKRLDNHGVHSGRLGGDLKSIQGELAGVMVTFDSINSTLKGLGRTVQRHGDTLTDLSNTKDNIISEVDHLQKELTDHVDDSKIRFGSLGKEIQIIRSNYVTEVGECRRSSDGLDRRLSKLEGVCGRFDSFSDSLERIKEGLNRHVSGLWSCVNGLNVTVTSQGDLIDGILNVQLENVHSDIHGLNSSVVNLVKEFHSFIEQDFVGPPGLPGPRGERGERGYQGLVGPQGRVGPQGIEGKQGPAGPPGLRGEQGPAGSDAHVPRLSFSAALTRPMRSAGTIVFNEVFVNENNVYNPRTGYFTAPVSGKYFFSGILTGHKNMKIEAVLSKSNTGVARVDSAGYQPEGLEKPMAEAKHIPGALAVFNIILPMEKGDTVCIDLVTGKLAYSSEPLTIFSGTLLYETN